In Streptomyces chartreusis, the following proteins share a genomic window:
- the folP gene encoding dihydropteroate synthase gives MSKHSGRGRVAGLPQWDRCAVMGVVNVTPDSFSDGGRWFDTTSAVKHGLALVEEGADLVDVGGESTRPGATRVDEAEELRRVIPVVRGLAAEGVTISVDTVRASVAEQALAAGAALVNDVSGGLADPAMIPVVADAAAPFVVMHWRGFLDGGNVKGVYADVVAEVVEELHARVEAVLEGGIAPDRIVVDPGLGFSKDAEHDLVLLAHLDRLLTLGHPLLVAASRKRFLGRVLAGPQGEPPPARERDAATAAVSALAAQAGAWAVRVHEVRATADAVRVTRAIEEARDAGTAPGAQAGSDGAHGSEGAR, from the coding sequence ATGAGCAAGCACAGCGGACGCGGGCGCGTCGCGGGCCTCCCCCAGTGGGACCGGTGCGCGGTCATGGGAGTCGTCAACGTGACCCCCGACTCCTTCTCCGACGGCGGCCGCTGGTTCGACACGACGTCCGCCGTCAAGCACGGCCTCGCCCTGGTCGAGGAGGGCGCCGACCTGGTCGACGTCGGCGGCGAGTCCACCCGCCCCGGCGCCACCCGCGTCGACGAGGCCGAGGAACTGCGCCGCGTCATCCCCGTCGTGCGCGGCCTCGCCGCCGAGGGCGTCACGATCTCCGTCGACACCGTGCGCGCGTCCGTCGCCGAGCAGGCCCTCGCCGCAGGCGCCGCCCTCGTCAACGACGTCAGCGGCGGCCTCGCCGACCCCGCGATGATCCCGGTCGTCGCCGACGCCGCCGCCCCCTTCGTCGTCATGCACTGGCGCGGCTTCCTCGACGGCGGGAACGTCAAGGGCGTGTACGCCGACGTCGTCGCCGAGGTCGTCGAGGAGCTCCACGCACGCGTGGAGGCCGTCCTGGAGGGCGGCATCGCCCCCGACCGCATCGTCGTCGACCCCGGCCTCGGCTTCTCCAAGGACGCCGAGCACGACCTCGTCCTTCTCGCCCACCTCGACCGGCTGCTCACCCTCGGCCACCCCCTCCTCGTCGCCGCCTCCCGCAAGCGGTTCCTCGGCCGCGTACTCGCCGGCCCGCAGGGCGAGCCGCCGCCCGCCCGGGAGCGCGACGCCGCCACGGCCGCCGTGTCGGCACTCGCGGCCCAGGCCGGCGCATGGGCCGTACGCGTCCACGAAGTACGCGCCACGGCGGACGCGGTGCGCGTCACCCGCGCCATCGAGGAGGCCCGCGACGCCGGAACCGCACCCGGCGCGCAGGCCGGGAGTGACGGCGCGCACGGCTCTGAAGGAGCCCGGTGA
- a CDS encoding nuclear transport factor 2 family protein — protein MSAPHTDVEQVEAANTAFYEAVERGDFEQLSKLWLTPTDLGVDETYHDPADAGVISCVHPGWPVLTGRGEVLRSYALIMANTDYIQFFLTDVHVSVTGDTALVTCTENILSGGPAPDAGEELGPLVGQLVVATNVFRRTTEGWKMWSHHASPVLAENDEDESDDTPA, from the coding sequence GTGAGCGCCCCCCACACCGACGTCGAACAGGTGGAGGCGGCCAACACCGCCTTCTACGAGGCAGTGGAGCGCGGCGACTTCGAGCAGCTCTCCAAGCTCTGGCTCACCCCCACCGACCTCGGCGTCGACGAGACCTACCACGACCCGGCCGACGCCGGCGTGATCTCCTGCGTGCACCCGGGCTGGCCGGTCCTCACCGGACGCGGCGAGGTCCTCAGGTCGTACGCGCTGATCATGGCGAACACCGACTACATCCAGTTCTTCCTCACCGACGTGCACGTCTCCGTCACCGGCGACACCGCCCTGGTGACCTGCACCGAGAACATCCTCAGCGGCGGCCCCGCGCCCGACGCCGGCGAGGAGCTCGGCCCGCTCGTCGGCCAGCTCGTGGTCGCCACGAACGTGTTCCGGCGCACGACCGAGGGCTGGAAGATGTGGTCCCACCACGCCTCGCCGGTTCTGGCCGAAAACGACGAGGACGAAAGCGACGACACCCCCGCCTGA
- a CDS encoding phosphatidylglycerol lysyltransferase domain-containing protein: protein MSGKVPQRSPQVGHLSSRVRNVLRGPRPEAVPVLLGRACALVGLLDIGAGVFPRFRHSRMHAIAEVLPGATGPFAAALSLSAGVLLLLLAHGLKRGKRRAWRAAVVLLPAGAVAQFTYRHSVIGVLISLALLAPLLRHRDQFAALPDPRSRWRALANFVLMGAGSLALGLVIVSAHPKTLVGDPSLADRITHVLYGLFGFEGPVDYQGTTSWTVAFSLGALGLLTAITTIYLAFRPEHPAAALTEDDEARLRALLAKHGGRDSLGHFALRRDKAVVFSPSGKAAVTYRVVSGVMLASGDPIGDVEAWPGAIERFMDEAKAHSWTPAVMGCSETGAEVWTRETGLDALELGDEAVVDVPDFSLTGRAMRNVRQMVKRIERAGYETRVRRVRDLGETELERIRQAAEDWRGTDTERGFSMALGRVGDPSDGDCLIATAHKADDEPGPYGDLKAILHFVPWGTDGVSLDLMRRDRAADPGMNELLIVAALQAAPKFDIARVSLNFAMFRSALARGEKIGAGPVLRAWRGLLVFLSRWFQIESLYKFNAKFQPRWEPRFVVYRASADLPRLGLAAMQAEGFVNMALPLPRFLRRRTATRRPCAHRAAERDIQAA, encoded by the coding sequence ATGTCGGGCAAGGTTCCTCAACGATCTCCCCAGGTGGGGCATCTGTCGAGCCGCGTGCGGAACGTGCTGCGCGGCCCGCGCCCCGAGGCCGTTCCCGTCCTCCTCGGCAGGGCCTGCGCGCTGGTCGGCCTGCTGGACATCGGCGCCGGCGTCTTCCCGCGCTTCCGGCACAGCCGTATGCACGCCATCGCCGAGGTGCTGCCGGGCGCGACGGGCCCGTTCGCGGCCGCCCTCTCGCTCAGCGCCGGCGTGCTGTTGCTGCTGCTCGCGCACGGCCTCAAGCGCGGCAAGCGCAGGGCCTGGCGCGCCGCCGTCGTCCTGCTGCCGGCCGGAGCGGTGGCGCAGTTCACCTACCGCCACTCCGTCATCGGCGTCCTGATCTCCCTCGCGCTGCTCGCGCCCCTGCTGCGCCACCGCGACCAGTTCGCGGCCCTGCCCGACCCGCGCAGCCGCTGGCGCGCGCTCGCCAACTTCGTCCTCATGGGCGCCGGTTCGCTCGCCCTCGGCCTGGTCATCGTCAGCGCCCACCCCAAGACCCTCGTCGGCGACCCGAGCCTGGCGGACCGCATCACCCACGTCCTGTACGGCCTGTTCGGCTTCGAGGGCCCGGTCGACTACCAGGGCACCACCTCCTGGACGGTCGCCTTCTCCCTCGGCGCCCTCGGCCTGCTCACCGCGATCACCACCATCTACCTGGCCTTCCGCCCCGAGCACCCGGCCGCCGCCCTCACCGAGGACGACGAGGCCCGGCTGCGCGCCCTGCTCGCCAAGCACGGCGGCCGCGACTCCCTCGGCCACTTCGCGCTGCGCCGCGACAAGGCCGTCGTCTTCTCCCCCAGCGGCAAGGCCGCGGTCACCTACCGCGTCGTCTCCGGCGTGATGCTCGCCAGCGGCGACCCCATCGGCGACGTCGAGGCCTGGCCCGGCGCCATCGAACGCTTCATGGACGAGGCCAAGGCCCACTCCTGGACCCCCGCGGTCATGGGCTGCTCCGAGACCGGCGCCGAGGTCTGGACCCGCGAGACCGGGCTCGACGCCCTCGAACTGGGCGACGAGGCGGTGGTGGACGTCCCGGATTTCTCGCTCACCGGCCGCGCGATGCGCAATGTGCGCCAGATGGTCAAGCGCATCGAGCGCGCCGGTTACGAGACCCGGGTACGCCGTGTCCGTGACCTCGGCGAGACCGAGCTGGAGCGGATCCGCCAGGCCGCCGAGGACTGGCGCGGCACCGACACCGAGCGCGGCTTCTCCATGGCACTCGGCCGCGTCGGCGACCCGTCCGACGGCGACTGCCTGATCGCCACCGCCCACAAGGCGGACGACGAGCCGGGACCCTACGGCGACCTCAAGGCGATCCTGCACTTCGTGCCCTGGGGCACCGACGGCGTCTCGCTGGACCTGATGCGGCGCGACCGCGCGGCCGACCCCGGCATGAACGAACTGCTGATCGTGGCCGCCCTCCAGGCCGCCCCGAAGTTCGACATCGCGCGCGTCTCCCTCAACTTCGCCATGTTCCGCTCGGCCCTGGCACGCGGCGAGAAGATCGGCGCGGGCCCCGTGCTGCGTGCCTGGCGGGGACTGCTGGTCTTCCTCTCCCGCTGGTTCCAGATCGAGTCGCTGTACAAGTTCAACGCGAAGTTCCAGCCCCGCTGGGAGCCCCGCTTCGTGGTCTACCGCGCCTCGGCCGACCTGCCCCGCCTCGGCCTCGCCGCGATGCAGGCGGAAGGCTTCGTGAACATGGCCCTGCCGCTGCCCCGCTTCCTGCGCCGCCGCACGGCCACGCGACGCCCCTGCGCACACCGCGCGGCAGAACGGGACATCCAAGCGGCCTAG
- a CDS encoding alpha/beta hydrolase, whose amino-acid sequence MGLTSDKVLALAVLAALGLFVGTVWLWPRLARRGPRAVAGRVGLLLATQLALFASVGLLANQVFGFYASWADLFGQEKDQGVVVDHVPAGGPLRVAETRRVPGATSAGPQRSGRIDKVDIVGRTTRIATPAYVYLPPEYFQPEYRTRTFPAAVVLTGYPGTAQALVDKLDYPRTAARLVGEGRMEPMILVMMRPTVAPPRDTECVDIPGGPQTETFFASDLPEAVSGHYRVGGDPGSWGIIGDSTGGYCALKLAMHHPRVYAAGAGLSAYYKAPIDATTGDLFHGDEELRNRANLWWYLAHMPAPDTSLLVSSSKVGESNYKDTLKFIERVKATGLTRISSIVLESGGHNFNTWRREIPGTLQWLSGRLDGR is encoded by the coding sequence ATGGGTCTCACGAGCGACAAGGTGCTGGCGCTGGCGGTGCTCGCGGCCCTAGGGCTGTTCGTCGGCACGGTGTGGCTGTGGCCACGGCTGGCGCGGCGGGGCCCGCGTGCCGTCGCCGGGCGCGTCGGGCTGCTGCTCGCCACGCAGTTGGCGCTGTTCGCGTCGGTCGGCCTCCTCGCCAACCAGGTCTTCGGGTTCTACGCGAGCTGGGCCGACCTGTTCGGGCAGGAGAAGGACCAGGGCGTCGTCGTGGACCACGTGCCGGCGGGCGGGCCGCTGCGGGTCGCCGAGACGCGGCGGGTGCCGGGGGCGACGAGCGCCGGTCCGCAGCGGAGCGGCCGGATCGACAAGGTCGACATCGTCGGCCGTACGACACGCATCGCCACGCCCGCGTATGTCTATCTGCCGCCCGAATACTTTCAGCCGGAATACCGGACGCGTACGTTCCCCGCAGCCGTCGTCCTCACCGGCTATCCCGGTACGGCCCAGGCGCTGGTGGACAAGCTCGACTACCCGCGCACGGCCGCGCGGCTGGTCGGGGAAGGCCGTATGGAGCCGATGATCCTGGTGATGATGCGTCCCACCGTGGCCCCGCCGCGCGACACCGAATGCGTCGACATCCCCGGGGGACCGCAGACCGAGACGTTCTTCGCGTCGGATCTCCCCGAGGCCGTGAGCGGCCACTACAGGGTCGGCGGTGATCCGGGCAGTTGGGGCATCATCGGCGACTCCACCGGCGGCTACTGCGCGCTGAAGCTCGCCATGCACCATCCGCGCGTGTACGCCGCCGGGGCGGGACTCTCCGCCTACTACAAGGCGCCCATCGACGCCACGACCGGCGATCTCTTCCACGGCGACGAGGAACTGCGCAATCGCGCGAACCTGTGGTGGTACCTCGCGCACATGCCCGCTCCGGACACTTCACTGCTTGTCAGCAGCAGCAAAGTTGGAGAATCCAACTACAAGGACACGTTGAAGTTCATTGAGCGCGTGAAGGCGACCGGGCTGACCCGGATCTCATCGATCGTCCTCGAAAGCGGAGGGCACAACTTCAACACCTGGCGGCGGGAGATTCCGGGGACGCTCCAGTGGCTGAGCGGACGGCTGGACGGCAGGTGA
- the folB gene encoding dihydroneopterin aldolase: protein MDRVALRGLKARGYHGVFPEERAQGQIFVVDLVLGLDTRPAAADDDLAKTVHYGIVAEEVVAVVEGDPVNLIETLAERIAQACLKHEGVHEVEVTVHKPDAPITVPFDDVTVTITRSRV, encoded by the coding sequence GTGGATCGTGTCGCGCTGCGCGGCCTGAAGGCCCGCGGGTACCACGGCGTGTTCCCCGAGGAACGCGCACAGGGCCAGATCTTCGTCGTGGACCTCGTCCTCGGCCTCGACACCCGGCCCGCCGCCGCGGACGACGACCTGGCGAAGACCGTCCACTACGGCATCGTGGCGGAGGAGGTCGTGGCCGTCGTCGAGGGCGACCCGGTCAATCTCATCGAGACGCTCGCCGAACGCATCGCCCAGGCCTGTCTGAAGCACGAAGGGGTCCACGAGGTCGAGGTCACCGTCCACAAACCGGACGCGCCGATCACGGTCCCCTTCGACGACGTGACCGTCACCATCACCCGGAGCCGAGTATGA
- the folK gene encoding 2-amino-4-hydroxy-6-hydroxymethyldihydropteridine diphosphokinase, giving the protein MTAPFIKGPSDPTVQPVPASVVEQVDAADTTLSNPKRAVISLGSNLGNRLETLQGAIDALEDTPGVRIKGVSPVYETEPWGVEPGSQPSYFNAVVVLKTTLPPSSLLERAHAVEEAFHRVRDERWGARTLDVDIVSYADVVSDDPHLTLPHPRAHERAFVLAPWHDLEPEAQLPGRGAVAELLGTVTLDGVAPRVDLELQLPE; this is encoded by the coding sequence ATGACTGCACCGTTCATCAAGGGCCCCAGCGACCCGACCGTACAGCCGGTACCCGCCTCCGTCGTCGAGCAGGTCGACGCCGCCGACACCACCCTCAGCAACCCGAAACGGGCCGTGATCTCCCTCGGCTCCAACCTCGGCAACCGCCTGGAGACCCTCCAGGGCGCCATCGACGCGCTGGAGGACACCCCCGGCGTCCGCATCAAGGGCGTCTCCCCCGTCTACGAGACGGAGCCCTGGGGCGTCGAGCCGGGCAGCCAGCCCTCCTACTTCAACGCCGTCGTGGTCCTCAAGACCACGCTCCCCCCGTCCTCCCTGCTGGAGCGCGCGCACGCGGTCGAGGAGGCCTTCCACCGGGTCCGGGACGAACGCTGGGGCGCACGCACCCTCGACGTCGACATCGTCTCCTACGCCGACGTCGTCTCCGACGACCCGCACCTCACGCTCCCCCACCCCCGCGCCCACGAACGGGCGTTCGTCCTCGCCCCCTGGCACGACCTGGAACCCGAGGCCCAGTTGCCCGGCCGCGGCGCGGTCGCCGAACTGCTCGGCACGGTCACCCTGGACGGCGTGGCGCCGCGCGTGGACCTGGAACTCCAGCTCCCCGAATAG